The DNA segment ATATGGTCATCATCTCCACCCCCTGGCGCTGGCACACGCCGATGGCAGTGGAAACCATGCTGGCCGGCAAGCACGCCATGGTGGAGGTACCGGCGGCGCTGACCATCGATGAGGCCTGGCTACTGGTAGACACTGCCGAGCAGACCCAGAAGAACTGCATGATGCTGGAGAATGTCTGCTACGGCCGCGACGAACTGATGGCCCTGAATATGGTGCGCAAGGGCCTGCTCGGAGATCTGCTGCACGGCGAGGCCGCCTATATCCACGAACTGCGCTGGCAGATGAAGGAGGTCGACCGCAAGACCGGTTCCTGGCGCACCCGCTGGCACGCGCTGCGCGACGCCAACCTATATCCGACCCACGGCCTGGGGCCCATCGCCCAATACATGAACATCAACCGCGGCGACCGCTTCGATTACATGAACTCCATGAGCAGCCCGGCGCTGGGGCGCGCCGCCTATGCCGAGCGCGAGTTTCCCGCGGATCACCAGCGCAACCGGCTCAACTATATCGCCGGTGACATCAATACCAGTCTGATCAAGACGGTGAAGGGCAGGACCATTATGGTCCAGCACGACACCACCACGCCGCGACCCTACAGCCGCCACAACCATATCCAGGGTGCCAACGGCGTCTTTGCCGGCTTCCCCAACCGCATCGCTCTGGAGAAGGGCGGTCGTAAGAGTTTCCACGAGTGGGACTACGACATGGATTACTGGTATGAGCGCTACGATCACCCACTGTGGCGCCGTATGGGTGAGGTGGCTGAGCGCAACGGCGGCCACGGCGGCATGGACTTCCTGATGTTCTGGCGATTGGTCTATTGCCTGCGCAACGGCCTGCCCCTGGACCAGGATGTCTACGATGCGGCCGCCTGGTCCGCGGTGACCCCGCTGTCCGAGGCCTCAGTGAAAAACCGCGGCGACAGCGTGGACTTCCCGGACTTTACCCGCGGCGCCTGGAAAACGGCAATACCCTTGGGCGTCGTCAGCTGACCGCGGCGGGCCCCG comes from the Microbulbifer sp. MI-G genome and includes:
- a CDS encoding Gfo/Idh/MocA family protein, yielding MSSIDRRNFLKASLAAATAAATAGCATTTGRGVIGGSPLTGQKSVMGLVVPPMETVRVGFIGVGQRGVGAVKHFCNIDGVEIRGICDIDQQVLDRAVNIVTARGMPRPAAYGKNAYAYRDLLERDDIDMVIISTPWRWHTPMAVETMLAGKHAMVEVPAALTIDEAWLLVDTAEQTQKNCMMLENVCYGRDELMALNMVRKGLLGDLLHGEAAYIHELRWQMKEVDRKTGSWRTRWHALRDANLYPTHGLGPIAQYMNINRGDRFDYMNSMSSPALGRAAYAEREFPADHQRNRLNYIAGDINTSLIKTVKGRTIMVQHDTTTPRPYSRHNHIQGANGVFAGFPNRIALEKGGRKSFHEWDYDMDYWYERYDHPLWRRMGEVAERNGGHGGMDFLMFWRLVYCLRNGLPLDQDVYDAAAWSAVTPLSEASVKNRGDSVDFPDFTRGAWKTAIPLGVVS